The following are from one region of the Nitrospira defluvii genome:
- a CDS encoding alpha-keto acid decarboxylase family protein yields MTTHTIGTAVLDRLHRLGVRHMFGIPGDYVLGLYKLMESSPIQHVATTREDCAGFAADAYARINGIGALCVTYCVGGLNTVNAIACAYAERSPVVLLTGSPGLSERARNPYLHHMVREFSTQREVFEKMTVAAVSLEDPVTAEREMDRAFAALLRYRRPIYLEIPRDMVHVPLAYTSHKTSTVDEPTDKAALREALAEVRTMLESAKRPVILAGAEVGRFGLHDELTTLVERLNVPIASTLLGKSIIREDHPLYVGVYSGLVARDEVKEFVNQTDCLLILGSILSDVEDLDARSALFSDGHTIHATADRVAIKHHRYDSILFEDFVKGLAKASLPSFPSPQLPATSKPEEPMPPAHAAVSLQGVFRHLDTVLQEKTLVIADVGESLFASVDLHVHRRFEFLSPAYYTSMGFAVPAAIGAGFADPSLRPIVLVGDGAFQMTGSELATAVRYRQAPVVIVLNNHGYSTEREILEGPFNDIHEWRYERICELIGGGQGSRVATHGEFVETLGKALADPSQPYVINVLLDPSDRSPAMMRLARRLAKRLSTDRP; encoded by the coding sequence ATGACCACACATACTATCGGCACCGCAGTGCTCGATCGACTTCACCGGTTGGGCGTCCGCCACATGTTCGGCATTCCCGGCGATTACGTGCTGGGCCTGTACAAACTCATGGAGTCCTCGCCGATTCAACACGTGGCCACGACACGCGAGGATTGCGCCGGCTTTGCCGCCGACGCCTACGCCCGCATCAACGGCATCGGCGCCCTCTGCGTCACCTATTGTGTCGGGGGACTCAACACGGTCAACGCCATTGCCTGCGCCTATGCCGAGCGATCGCCGGTCGTACTCCTGACCGGTTCGCCGGGGCTATCGGAGCGGGCCCGCAACCCCTACCTCCACCACATGGTGCGCGAGTTCTCGACCCAGCGAGAGGTGTTCGAAAAGATGACGGTTGCGGCGGTCAGCCTGGAAGACCCGGTCACGGCGGAGCGTGAAATGGATCGCGCCTTTGCAGCCCTGCTGCGCTATCGGCGCCCGATCTATCTCGAAATTCCCCGCGACATGGTTCATGTGCCGCTGGCGTACACGTCTCACAAGACCAGCACCGTGGACGAACCGACCGACAAGGCCGCCCTGCGTGAAGCCCTGGCCGAAGTCCGCACCATGTTGGAATCGGCCAAACGTCCGGTGATTCTGGCAGGCGCCGAAGTGGGCCGGTTCGGACTGCATGATGAGCTCACCACCCTCGTCGAACGGTTGAATGTGCCGATCGCCTCGACGCTGCTCGGCAAGTCGATCATTCGCGAAGACCATCCCCTGTACGTCGGCGTGTATAGCGGCCTGGTGGCCCGCGATGAAGTGAAGGAGTTCGTCAACCAGACCGATTGTCTCCTGATCCTGGGATCGATTCTGTCAGACGTCGAAGATTTAGATGCCCGCAGCGCCCTCTTCTCAGACGGCCACACCATCCACGCCACGGCGGATCGGGTGGCGATCAAACATCATCGGTATGACTCCATTTTGTTCGAGGATTTCGTCAAGGGCCTGGCCAAGGCGTCCCTGCCCTCCTTTCCTTCGCCGCAGTTGCCGGCGACTTCCAAGCCCGAGGAGCCGATGCCACCCGCCCACGCTGCCGTGAGCTTGCAGGGCGTGTTCCGGCATCTCGACACGGTGCTGCAGGAAAAAACGCTGGTCATCGCCGACGTGGGAGAGTCGCTCTTTGCCTCCGTCGATCTCCACGTCCACCGGCGGTTTGAGTTTCTGTCGCCTGCCTACTACACCTCGATGGGGTTTGCTGTCCCCGCCGCCATCGGGGCCGGGTTTGCCGATCCGTCCCTCCGGCCCATCGTTCTGGTCGGAGACGGGGCCTTTCAGATGACCGGATCGGAACTGGCCACCGCGGTTCGGTATCGGCAGGCTCCTGTGGTCATCGTATTGAATAACCACGGCTATTCCACCGAACGCGAGATCCTGGAAGGCCCGTTCAACGACATTCACGAATGGCGCTACGAGCGGATCTGCGAACTCATCGGCGGAGGACAAGGCTCGCGGGTCGCCACCCACGGGGAATTCGTCGAAACCCTGGGCAAGGCGTTGGCCGACCCCAGCCAGCCCTATGTCATCAATGTCCTACTCGATCCGTCTGACCGTTCCCCGGCCATGATGCGCCTCGCCAGACGCCTGGCCAAACGGCTCTCCACCGACCGTCCCTAG
- a CDS encoding class I SAM-dependent rRNA methyltransferase, with protein MTQPVTGSTAKVLLTAERDQPRYYGHLWVFDTNVAEVLGTPAPGDLVDVYTHRKRFLGRGLYNPHSKIRVRLLTFQEEPVDEAFFAARLRAAAALRRTVTPHANACRLVHGESDLLPGLVVDRFADVAVMQTLGYGMDVRKELLGDVLTQEAGVKSVYLRNDAKSRALEGLPLSKGFLRGEGPTTVHIHEGKAQFTVDIAEGQKTGWFCDQRENRLAAAVYAKGKRVLEAFCHTGAFGMQAALAGAQSVEGLDVSAAAVALAQAHAEQNRVASICTYRQADAFDELRVLERNQQRYDVVILDPPAFARSKKAVPHALAGYKDVNLRGLRLLQPGGVLVSCSCSQPVTDDEFWKMLQSAARDAQRQIRLLEQRGQGPDHPVLAGMPETRYLKCLIVQVL; from the coding sequence ATGACTCAACCTGTGACCGGTTCAACTGCAAAAGTTCTGCTTACTGCCGAGCGTGACCAGCCGCGATACTACGGTCACTTGTGGGTGTTCGATACGAATGTTGCCGAGGTCCTGGGCACGCCGGCGCCCGGGGATCTGGTCGATGTGTATACACATCGGAAACGATTCCTGGGGCGAGGCCTGTACAACCCCCATTCCAAAATCCGCGTCCGACTGCTGACCTTTCAAGAGGAGCCGGTCGACGAGGCGTTTTTTGCCGCGCGTCTCCGTGCCGCTGCGGCGCTCCGTCGCACCGTGACGCCCCATGCGAATGCCTGCCGTCTGGTCCACGGCGAGAGTGATCTCTTGCCGGGCCTGGTCGTGGACCGTTTTGCCGATGTAGCGGTGATGCAAACCCTCGGCTACGGCATGGATGTGCGGAAGGAACTCTTGGGTGATGTGTTGACGCAGGAGGCGGGCGTAAAGTCCGTCTATTTGCGCAACGATGCGAAAAGCCGGGCGCTGGAGGGGCTGCCGTTGTCGAAAGGATTTCTTCGCGGCGAGGGGCCGACGACGGTACACATCCACGAGGGCAAGGCCCAGTTTACGGTCGACATTGCGGAGGGACAAAAAACCGGATGGTTTTGTGATCAACGCGAGAATCGGCTGGCGGCGGCGGTCTATGCCAAGGGAAAGCGCGTGTTGGAAGCGTTTTGTCATACTGGCGCGTTCGGTATGCAGGCCGCGCTGGCGGGGGCGCAATCCGTCGAGGGGCTGGATGTCAGTGCGGCAGCGGTCGCCTTGGCCCAGGCCCATGCGGAGCAGAATCGCGTCGCGTCCATCTGCACCTACCGGCAGGCCGATGCCTTCGATGAACTGCGAGTGCTTGAACGGAACCAGCAACGGTATGATGTGGTCATTCTCGATCCACCCGCGTTTGCGCGCAGCAAGAAGGCCGTGCCCCATGCGTTGGCCGGATACAAAGATGTCAATTTGCGGGGCCTTCGTCTCTTGCAACCGGGGGGCGTGCTGGTGAGTTGTTCCTGCTCGCAACCGGTAACCGATGACGAGTTTTGGAAAATGCTCCAGTCGGCCGCGCGCGATGCACAGCGACAGATCCGCCTCTTGGAACAACGCGGTCAGGGGCCGGACCATCCGGTGCTCGCCGGCATGCCGGAGACACGGTATCTGAAATGTCTCATCGTCCAGGTGTTGTAA
- a CDS encoding glycosyl transferase codes for MSDFHQNGLVTVLHRLGASNLDQLEKELERHAATNPIALVLPSLYSELENPALKHIVEVLKDIRYVNEIVISLDRASALEFRLAKQFFSVLPQRVRIVWNDGTGIQDILKLLAHAELDTGLQGKGRGCWMAFGYVLARGQSNVIALHDCDILSYNREYLARLCYPIVNPNLGYEFCKGYYSRVTNRLHGRVTRLYFTPLIRSLQQVAGAHPLLTFLDSFRYPLAGEFAMVRDLAWINRVPGDWGLEVGVLSEIYRNCALRRICQADIADAYEHKHQGLSADNAEQGLQKMCVDITKSLFRNLASEGVVLSEGVLKTLRATYLQSAQEAITRYQNDAAINSLQFDRHAERMAVEVFLKGMKIATEAFLEDPLGVPMISNWSRVTGAIPDIFERLTSAVERDHEWDPVGDRV; via the coding sequence ATGTCCGATTTTCATCAGAACGGTCTAGTGACCGTCTTGCACCGCCTCGGCGCATCCAATCTCGATCAACTCGAAAAGGAACTGGAACGACATGCGGCGACGAACCCGATCGCCCTGGTCTTGCCTTCGCTTTATTCCGAGCTAGAGAACCCCGCGCTCAAACACATCGTCGAAGTCCTGAAGGACATCCGGTACGTCAACGAAATCGTCATTTCGCTGGATCGCGCCTCAGCCCTGGAGTTCCGCCTGGCCAAACAGTTTTTCTCCGTGCTGCCCCAACGGGTGCGAATCGTCTGGAACGACGGAACCGGCATTCAAGACATCCTCAAACTGCTGGCCCACGCCGAACTCGACACCGGATTGCAGGGCAAAGGCCGGGGCTGCTGGATGGCCTTCGGCTACGTCCTAGCCCGGGGCCAGAGCAATGTCATCGCGCTGCACGACTGCGACATTCTCAGCTACAATCGGGAGTACCTCGCCAGACTCTGCTACCCGATCGTCAACCCCAATCTCGGTTACGAATTCTGCAAGGGCTATTACAGCCGGGTGACGAATCGCCTGCACGGCCGGGTGACACGCCTGTATTTCACGCCGCTGATTCGAAGCCTCCAGCAGGTAGCCGGCGCCCATCCGTTGCTGACCTTCCTCGACAGCTTTCGCTACCCGCTCGCGGGAGAATTTGCCATGGTGCGCGATCTGGCCTGGATCAACCGAGTGCCCGGCGATTGGGGACTGGAAGTCGGCGTCCTCTCCGAAATCTATCGCAACTGCGCGCTCAGGCGAATCTGCCAAGCCGATATCGCCGACGCCTACGAACACAAGCACCAAGGCTTGTCGGCGGACAATGCCGAACAGGGACTGCAGAAAATGTGTGTGGACATCACCAAGTCACTGTTCCGGAACCTGGCTAGCGAAGGTGTGGTGCTGTCGGAAGGCGTGCTCAAAACCTTACGCGCGACCTATCTGCAGTCTGCGCAGGAAGCTATCACGCGGTATCAGAACGATGCTGCGATCAACAGCCTGCAGTTCGATCGACACGCGGAGCGGATGGCCGTGGAAGTGTTCTTGAAGGGCATGAAGATCGCCACGGAGGCGTTTCTCGAAGACCCGCTCGGGGTCCCGATGATCTCAAACTGGAGTCGGGTCACCGGCGCCATCCCGGATATTTTCGAACGGTT